A single genomic interval of Aureliella helgolandensis harbors:
- a CDS encoding Mur ligase family protein, with protein MSTSYSGEGSSSAGSAPIASIKLRSFLKEAVFVGAEDITVHRCVNRADMCQPGDVFIPQHTAGSDEHDRAEEAIRRGAVAIVAERLLPVSVPQCLVENNAEVYARVAHALAGNPSQRMLTIGVVGTHGKTTTSLFVAAMLKRMGGAVAYYTSLGASDSTECDRTATRPPAARKLAKWMQAADLAGSPAAIVELTPAMLKGRVADGVEFDLLILTGMRPGQGRGVPGQRQWRTLLQRLCGSLKPHGMLLYNADDAGAAQWASQANAAAVSYGLDAAQHVRAKRLSRSGGEQQLLAMTGNMLMPLTLKMPGDHIARAALAAVATSWLFDFSVPEAIAGIESLEAIPGRMQRVRQAVDVPVFVDAGSTPDRVAVALHALRQHHQGPATVVIDLSSKLDVQWRQRLGQVLEKSANRIVLTASDMSPTAMQSIAMDVLGGCRAAGRVQVIPDRVAAIRWAIDHTDQGVVLLAGCGASNWIDRDGETVSDELVAKQAVTRRNAQAAVTNLSIFPPIEPTTHFSH; from the coding sequence ATGTCTACGTCCTATTCTGGCGAGGGATCCTCGTCTGCAGGTTCTGCACCTATCGCATCAATCAAGCTCCGCAGCTTTCTGAAGGAAGCTGTTTTTGTGGGGGCCGAGGATATCACCGTTCATCGCTGCGTGAATCGTGCCGACATGTGCCAGCCAGGGGATGTCTTCATTCCGCAACATACCGCTGGCAGCGACGAGCACGACCGAGCCGAGGAGGCAATCCGACGCGGGGCGGTCGCTATTGTAGCCGAGCGTTTGTTACCGGTTTCGGTACCGCAGTGCCTGGTGGAAAACAATGCCGAAGTCTATGCACGCGTGGCACATGCACTGGCAGGCAACCCTTCCCAACGCATGCTGACCATCGGAGTCGTCGGGACACACGGCAAGACGACAACTAGCCTCTTTGTGGCTGCCATGCTGAAACGCATGGGCGGCGCCGTAGCCTACTACACCTCGCTCGGTGCGAGCGATTCGACCGAGTGTGACCGCACTGCAACTCGACCACCGGCGGCGCGAAAGCTGGCCAAGTGGATGCAGGCAGCCGACTTGGCTGGATCGCCTGCAGCGATCGTCGAGCTGACACCGGCCATGCTCAAGGGACGCGTCGCCGATGGAGTGGAATTTGATCTATTGATTCTGACCGGCATGCGGCCCGGGCAGGGGCGCGGCGTCCCCGGCCAACGGCAATGGCGCACCCTACTGCAGCGACTGTGCGGCAGTCTCAAACCTCATGGCATGTTGCTGTACAACGCCGACGATGCGGGCGCGGCCCAATGGGCAAGCCAGGCCAATGCGGCGGCGGTAAGCTATGGCCTCGATGCGGCTCAACACGTGCGGGCCAAGCGTCTGTCACGCTCTGGAGGCGAACAACAATTGCTGGCCATGACCGGCAACATGCTCATGCCTCTGACGCTGAAAATGCCTGGCGATCACATCGCGAGAGCCGCACTGGCTGCGGTCGCTACGAGCTGGTTGTTCGATTTCTCGGTGCCGGAAGCCATCGCGGGGATCGAGTCTCTGGAAGCCATTCCTGGACGCATGCAACGCGTCCGCCAAGCTGTGGACGTCCCCGTCTTTGTCGATGCGGGAAGTACGCCCGATCGCGTTGCGGTCGCCCTGCACGCCTTGCGACAGCATCATCAAGGGCCGGCCACGGTCGTAATTGATCTCAGCAGCAAACTGGACGTGCAATGGCGTCAACGTCTTGGCCAAGTTCTCGAGAAATCGGCCAACCGCATAGTGCTGACTGCTTCGGATATGTCTCCCACTGCGATGCAATCCATTGCTATGGATGTCTTGGGTGGGTGTCGCGCTGCAGGCCGTGTGCAGGTGATTCCTGACCGCGTCGCTGCCATTCGCTGGGCGATCGACCATACCGATCAGGGAGTAGTTCTCCTGGCCGGCTGTGGGGCATCGAACTGGATCGACCGAGATGGCGAAACGGTTTCCGATGAGCTAGTTGCGAAACAAGCGGTCACTCGACGCAATGCACAAGCTGCTGTAACCAATCTAAGTATTTTTCCGCCAATTGAGCCAACTACTCATTTTTCGCATTGA
- a CDS encoding PTS sugar transporter subunit IIA, translating into MASKDLDIEQLAAYLHLIPQQVQRMADRGKLPGRKLGGAWKFSEAEVHSWLEERIGASDNEELTQVQKVVDRWSNDKKEVISLHQLLHPEAIETPLAARTRSSVVRRMSALAERTGYLWDAAQMVDAVLAREELHPTALDNGVALLHPRRPQSSILAEPLLALGVSSQPLPFGNQSGHLTDVFFLICSTDDHVHLQVLAKLSRLLSGTGFLEELRRCDSAAEAHQLLKQHEEAMDDAE; encoded by the coding sequence ATGGCTTCGAAAGATCTTGACATTGAACAATTGGCGGCATACCTGCACTTGATCCCACAGCAAGTCCAGCGGATGGCCGACCGCGGAAAATTGCCTGGCCGCAAGCTGGGAGGAGCATGGAAATTCTCGGAAGCTGAAGTCCACTCCTGGCTTGAAGAACGCATTGGGGCCAGCGACAACGAGGAACTTACGCAGGTTCAAAAAGTCGTGGACCGCTGGAGCAACGACAAGAAAGAAGTTATCTCGCTTCATCAGCTCCTGCACCCCGAAGCCATCGAAACGCCACTTGCCGCCCGAACGCGGAGCAGCGTCGTCCGCCGCATGAGCGCCCTTGCGGAGCGAACCGGCTACTTGTGGGACGCGGCACAAATGGTCGATGCGGTACTCGCGCGTGAAGAACTGCATCCCACGGCACTCGACAATGGAGTGGCCCTCTTGCACCCGCGCCGCCCACAAAGCTCGATCCTGGCCGAACCGCTGCTAGCCCTGGGGGTCTCTTCACAACCTCTCCCCTTTGGCAATCAAAGTGGGCATTTGACCGATGTCTTCTTTCTCATCTGCTCGACTGACGACCACGTCCATCTCCAAGTCTTAGCGAAACTCTCGCGTCTGCTGTCAGGCACGGGATTCCTGGAAGAATTGCGGCGGTGCGATTCCGCCGCAGAGGCTCATCAATTGCTCAAGCAGCATGAGGAAGCCATGGATGACGCAGAGTGA
- the tsaB gene encoding tRNA (adenosine(37)-N6)-threonylcarbamoyltransferase complex dimerization subunit type 1 TsaB, with protein MSTWNLALECSGFTCSVAVAKLDSLDPPLWLETPPALSSVQGLASMVRHVLQNAGIRQPDFLSVTHGPGSFTGLRVGLATAKTLGMAWDIPLVAIDTLEAIAFRQHLQLTAASTDRSIATALGKAPVNPKGIPATDAPPVLLLPVMNAFRRQVFAAAYESQPASAGLVRLAAAQVLDAAVWRAQPWRSLAQDPPPADLRQVDCRQTEAGPTQESTSLQRRIVCGPGLEHYQPEEAAELEVAPAESWNPRAVDVLQLGWQKYLNRDLHPHTFSTADSLAPNYIRSSAAEEVSQAGNR; from the coding sequence ATGTCGACCTGGAATTTGGCCTTGGAATGCTCCGGCTTTACGTGCAGCGTCGCGGTTGCCAAGCTTGATAGCCTCGATCCGCCACTCTGGCTTGAGACGCCGCCAGCGCTCAGCAGCGTCCAGGGACTGGCCAGCATGGTCCGCCACGTCTTGCAAAATGCGGGAATCCGCCAACCCGATTTCCTGTCAGTTACCCACGGCCCCGGATCTTTTACAGGACTCCGAGTCGGTTTAGCTACCGCCAAAACCTTGGGAATGGCCTGGGATATTCCCTTGGTGGCGATCGATACGTTGGAGGCCATTGCTTTCCGCCAACACCTCCAGCTAACTGCAGCCTCTACGGATCGGTCAATTGCGACTGCACTTGGCAAGGCTCCAGTGAACCCCAAGGGGATTCCTGCAACGGATGCGCCCCCTGTTCTACTGCTGCCTGTCATGAACGCGTTTCGCCGCCAGGTCTTCGCCGCCGCCTACGAGAGTCAGCCTGCGTCGGCAGGGTTGGTGCGGTTGGCTGCCGCGCAGGTCCTCGACGCAGCGGTTTGGCGTGCCCAGCCCTGGCGGTCCCTGGCCCAAGATCCCCCGCCTGCAGATCTGCGGCAGGTCGATTGCAGACAAACTGAAGCTGGCCCAACCCAAGAATCGACCTCCCTTCAGCGACGGATCGTATGCGGCCCTGGCCTGGAGCACTACCAGCCCGAGGAAGCTGCCGAGCTGGAAGTGGCTCCAGCGGAGAGCTGGAACCCAAGGGCCGTCGATGTCTTGCAATTGGGGTGGCAGAAGTACTTAAACAGAGATTTGCATCCGCATACGTTCAGTACGGCAGACTCGCTTGCACCCAACTACATTCGCAGCAGTGCGGCTGAAGAGGTGTCGCAGGCTGGCAACCGCTAA
- a CDS encoding metallophosphoesterase family protein: MRQALISDIHGNLEALTAVLADIQSKNVERIVCLGDIVGYGPNPCQCLDQIMQKSALTILGNHDQAALFDPEGFNPVALRAIYWTRDELDRGPGPAAAINRRWDFLSELPKSHLEGDILYVHGSPRDATNEYVFPETIYDQARMKVLFDRVPRLSFQGHTHMPGVFTTEGEFIPPEDCDYKFPLSEEKLMINVGSVGQPRDEDPRSCYAILDDQQNVVEFFRVDYDIEKTIEKIYGIPDLDNMLGDRLRGGR; this comes from the coding sequence GTGCGACAAGCACTAATTAGCGACATTCACGGCAATCTTGAAGCATTGACGGCCGTCCTAGCGGATATTCAATCCAAGAATGTCGAACGCATCGTCTGCTTGGGTGATATTGTGGGCTACGGTCCCAATCCTTGCCAATGCCTCGACCAGATCATGCAGAAGAGCGCCTTAACGATTCTGGGCAATCATGATCAAGCTGCACTTTTTGATCCAGAGGGATTCAACCCGGTCGCACTACGGGCGATTTACTGGACGCGGGATGAACTGGATCGTGGCCCAGGCCCGGCCGCGGCAATCAATCGCCGCTGGGACTTTCTCAGCGAACTGCCTAAATCCCACCTGGAAGGCGATATTCTGTATGTGCACGGCTCTCCACGTGACGCCACGAACGAGTACGTCTTTCCCGAAACGATCTATGACCAAGCGCGCATGAAGGTCCTATTTGACCGAGTCCCCCGTCTGAGCTTTCAAGGCCACACCCACATGCCTGGAGTCTTCACGACCGAGGGGGAGTTCATCCCGCCAGAGGATTGCGACTATAAATTCCCTCTGTCCGAGGAGAAACTGATGATCAACGTCGGCTCCGTGGGGCAACCGAGAGATGAAGACCCTCGCAGCTGCTACGCGATCTTGGACGACCAGCAAAACGTCGTCGAATTCTTTCGGGTGGACTATGACATCGAAAAAACGATCGAGAAAATCTATGGAATTCCCGATCTAGACAACATGTTGGGCGATCGCCTACGTGGCGGTCGGTAG
- a CDS encoding metallophosphoesterase family protein, which produces MRRAIVSDIHGNLEALKAVLADIQSQNCEQIICLGDIVGYGPEPQACIDAVREFDATILGNHDLAALFDPEGFSNAAEQAIMWTRQQIEAGDSPEACYRRLQFLAHLPRTRREGSLMFVHGSVRNPVNEYVFPEDVYNRRKMEKLFSMVQRICFQGHTHVPGVFTPDMTFLRPEDLDHRYRTGDEKIMVNVGSVGQPRDGDWRSCYAIFDDPWLEFRRVEYPLDTTIQAIYDIPELDNFLGDRLREGR; this is translated from the coding sequence GTGCGTCGAGCTATAGTCAGTGACATCCACGGCAATTTGGAAGCCTTAAAAGCTGTGCTCGCTGACATTCAAAGCCAAAATTGCGAACAAATCATCTGCTTGGGGGATATTGTGGGCTATGGCCCCGAGCCCCAAGCCTGCATTGATGCGGTGCGAGAGTTCGATGCGACGATTCTAGGAAACCATGATTTAGCCGCATTGTTCGACCCAGAAGGCTTTAGCAATGCTGCCGAACAGGCCATCATGTGGACTCGCCAGCAGATCGAAGCCGGGGATTCCCCCGAGGCTTGCTACCGGCGTTTGCAGTTCTTAGCCCACCTGCCCAGAACGCGTCGGGAGGGCTCGCTGATGTTCGTTCATGGCTCAGTCCGCAACCCGGTCAATGAATACGTTTTCCCGGAAGACGTGTACAACCGGCGGAAGATGGAAAAGCTGTTTTCGATGGTCCAACGCATCTGTTTCCAAGGCCACACCCACGTTCCCGGCGTCTTCACCCCGGACATGACCTTCCTGCGACCGGAGGATTTAGACCACCGCTATCGCACTGGGGACGAGAAAATCATGGTCAACGTGGGCTCTGTGGGGCAACCCCGCGACGGCGACTGGAGAAGCTGTTATGCCATTTTCGATGATCCCTGGCTCGAATTCCGCCGTGTCGAATACCCCTTGGACACGACGATTCAAGCGATCTACGACATCCCGGAGCTCGACAATTTCCTAGGGGATCGGTTGCGCGAGGGCCGCTGA
- a CDS encoding FHA domain-containing protein codes for MAKITLRVISGVDRGKTFHELAPPITIGREDGNVVRLNDERISRYHVKVQEDDGRLVITDLDSTNGTRINGHACNLKILRYGDTISVGRSVLLVGSREQIADLFDAAEAEKLDDGSGSGSGVDEDFDLSTGLAAPKSSHLSSHEIRLPLGLSAVQSAELRELLDYIHAGMRSVLEHASSDEHENRVQIDVRAWQNLLVTQSEISQLIRAIEDPEVNERPQP; via the coding sequence ATGGCGAAAATTACTCTCCGTGTGATATCGGGCGTGGATCGCGGCAAAACCTTTCATGAGCTTGCCCCTCCGATCACCATTGGTCGCGAGGATGGGAACGTCGTTCGACTCAATGACGAGCGAATCAGCCGTTACCACGTCAAGGTCCAGGAAGATGATGGGCGGCTGGTCATCACCGACTTGGATAGCACCAATGGCACCCGCATCAATGGGCATGCCTGCAATCTCAAGATATTGCGTTATGGAGATACCATCTCGGTCGGCAGGAGTGTATTGCTAGTCGGATCCCGTGAGCAAATTGCAGATTTGTTCGACGCGGCCGAAGCCGAGAAACTCGACGATGGGAGTGGATCGGGAAGTGGTGTTGACGAAGACTTCGACCTGAGCACTGGCTTGGCAGCTCCCAAATCCTCGCACCTCTCCAGCCATGAAATCCGCTTACCCCTCGGCTTGTCCGCCGTCCAGTCTGCCGAATTGCGTGAACTTCTGGACTACATCCATGCTGGCATGCGAAGCGTGCTGGAGCATGCGTCGAGCGATGAACACGAGAATCGCGTCCAAATTGACGTTCGAGCTTGGCAAAACCTGCTGGTGACTCAAAGCGAGATCTCGCAGCTCATCCGGGCCATCGAGGACCCTGAAGTCAACGAGCGGCCTCAGCCCTAG
- a CDS encoding TraX family protein: MPKKTKKTKKASAPETVPLRNRCLDTLRGLAITLMVVDHASDLFFNMNIEPSNVRMVTRLSMPLFCILMGYFLARSRRVHWERLLQIGAATVVTNVLFYTLYGKLEILASLLVCYVGIVGLKLFFVPLVLAPFLFSWDASQAVFDFPLSIVAGCVAQGVILRCGGLRVAIATGIVLTVAALVVSEPSRYVLWFVLPATLLIALGIARPQWHLRGLEWIGRFPLSIYVAQYYLLVLLSR; the protein is encoded by the coding sequence ATGCCAAAGAAAACGAAAAAAACAAAGAAAGCTTCAGCGCCCGAAACTGTCCCCCTTCGAAATCGCTGCCTCGATACGCTGCGTGGGCTGGCCATTACCCTGATGGTGGTAGATCATGCCAGCGATTTGTTTTTTAATATGAACATTGAACCGTCCAATGTCCGTATGGTCACCCGCCTGAGCATGCCCCTGTTTTGCATCTTGATGGGCTACTTCCTCGCTCGATCGCGGCGCGTCCATTGGGAGCGGTTGCTGCAAATAGGTGCCGCGACGGTGGTCACCAACGTCCTGTTTTATACGCTGTATGGCAAACTGGAGATCTTGGCAAGCTTGCTGGTGTGCTACGTGGGAATTGTCGGACTGAAACTCTTTTTCGTCCCCTTGGTGCTAGCTCCCTTCCTTTTTTCCTGGGATGCATCGCAGGCGGTGTTTGATTTTCCCTTGAGCATCGTGGCCGGCTGCGTTGCCCAAGGCGTGATTCTGCGCTGCGGAGGGCTCCGAGTCGCGATTGCCACAGGAATCGTGCTGACGGTGGCTGCACTGGTCGTCTCGGAGCCCTCGCGGTATGTGCTCTGGTTTGTCCTGCCCGCAACGCTGCTCATCGCGCTGGGGATTGCCCGCCCGCAATGGCATCTGCGGGGGTTGGAGTGGATCGGCAGATTTCCGTTGAGCATCTACGTGGCGCAGTACTACCTGCTGGTACTTCTCTCGCGTTAG
- the dnaE gene encoding DNA polymerase III subunit alpha, with amino-acid sequence MSGNFVHLHCHSHYSLLDGASSVSKLIDRAKSHGMNALALTDHGNLHGALEFYKKSKAAGINPIIGYEAYIAPGSRHSRGDASSSKSAAYHLTLLAQNRTGFKNLVKLASLASLEGFYFKPRIDRECLEAHSEGIVCLSGCVSSEFSRAILNNKDADAAEKQAIEIAQWFHGVFDDRYYIEIMNNHLEIQRLQLEGAVNIANKIGLPLVATSDAHYADKEDAEIQDVLLCINTGKFRTDSARMKMEGNQFYLRSPEEMYASFPGLESAVARSQEIANTVDIDLELGNRYFPKYDVPPQQTADEYLRELCTLGLKDRYAGNEEMLPGGELSQVVQDRLDRELGVIQKLGFANYFLIVWDFVRYSREQKVPATARGSGVGALVCYALYMSHVCPIKYDLLFERFLDESRLEAPDIDIDFCKDRRLDIVQYVRDKYGEDNVAQIGTFGTLAARAAIKDVGRALGIPLMRVNQITEMVPDELKITISKALEKNIELKAVYDSDQEIQELLDIAMKLEGNARNVGTHAAAVVIADEPLTEYVPLSRVSGKTDIITQWSMNDVEDAGLLKMDFLGLRNLTILAKAVEIIQETTGEEIDILKFPLDDKPTFALLQRGETKGVFQLESGGIRDLLQRMKPDKFSDIIATNALYRPGPLEGGMVDDFVAVKHGRKEAIYLHQVLKDILEETNGVMVYQEQVMRILNRLGGIQLASAYTCIKAISKKKEALIAQNEAKFLEGATEKGLTAKQAQELWDMILKFAGYGFNKSHSTAYALVAYQTAYLKAHYPVEFMAALLSGDIQGRNFKRKDSLVEHLEDCDRMGIKVVPPDVNTSFVDFAVRDGQIRFGLSAIKGCGGASGETIVAIRERDGEFTSIFDFCERVDPSACNRATIETLIKAGAFDSLGVFRSQLMAVVEKAIQAGASALADKKSGQMNFFEEMQEPDQAGPGISESLPDIPELPDKTKLFMEKEVLGMFLSAHPMEEYKQMLSTFCSHTTLQLKDVKDRSEVIVGGMISSIKLANTRNPKPGAPSKYANFDLEDLEGAARCICWPDGYENLGHLIVPESVVIMRATVDKRGGADDVNLLANEIIPIEEANERFTAGIRIHIDQNHHEEEEIPKLNEILRGYPGSMEVLIALKLLSGDMVQLKSKRHRVSITPELRGRLNDLLGTESHRLMVAPPKPRQNQGGGRRGRDN; translated from the coding sequence ATGAGCGGAAATTTTGTACACCTACATTGCCACAGCCACTACAGCTTACTGGATGGCGCCAGCTCTGTTAGCAAACTCATTGATCGGGCAAAGAGCCACGGGATGAATGCCTTGGCATTGACCGACCATGGCAATTTGCATGGCGCGCTTGAATTCTACAAGAAATCGAAAGCGGCAGGGATCAACCCCATTATCGGCTACGAGGCCTACATTGCCCCCGGCAGCCGGCATAGTCGGGGCGACGCCTCCAGCTCGAAATCTGCCGCCTATCACCTCACCCTGCTCGCGCAAAACCGAACCGGCTTTAAGAATCTGGTCAAATTAGCGTCGCTCGCTTCGCTGGAAGGCTTTTACTTCAAGCCACGCATCGACCGCGAGTGCTTGGAAGCCCACAGCGAGGGAATCGTGTGCCTCAGTGGTTGTGTCTCCAGCGAATTTTCGCGAGCCATCCTCAACAATAAAGATGCGGATGCTGCTGAGAAGCAAGCCATCGAAATCGCTCAGTGGTTTCACGGCGTATTCGATGACCGTTATTACATCGAAATCATGAACAACCATTTGGAGATTCAACGTCTGCAATTGGAGGGCGCCGTCAACATTGCCAACAAGATTGGCTTGCCACTGGTGGCCACCAGTGACGCCCACTATGCCGATAAGGAGGATGCAGAGATTCAAGACGTCTTGCTGTGCATTAACACCGGCAAGTTCCGCACCGATTCGGCTCGGATGAAAATGGAGGGGAACCAATTCTACCTACGCTCGCCCGAGGAGATGTACGCGAGTTTCCCAGGCCTGGAGAGCGCCGTGGCGCGCAGCCAGGAGATTGCCAACACGGTAGACATCGATTTGGAACTCGGCAATCGCTACTTCCCCAAGTACGACGTCCCACCGCAGCAGACGGCAGACGAGTATCTTCGCGAGCTCTGCACGCTGGGGCTCAAGGATCGCTACGCCGGCAACGAGGAGATGCTGCCCGGTGGCGAACTCTCGCAAGTCGTCCAAGACCGCTTGGATCGCGAACTGGGGGTGATTCAAAAACTCGGTTTTGCCAATTACTTCTTGATCGTGTGGGACTTTGTGCGCTACTCGCGCGAGCAGAAGGTGCCCGCCACGGCGAGAGGTAGTGGGGTGGGGGCCCTGGTCTGCTACGCGCTCTACATGAGTCACGTCTGTCCCATCAAATACGACTTGCTCTTCGAACGCTTCCTGGATGAAAGCCGACTGGAAGCGCCCGATATCGACATTGACTTCTGCAAGGACCGCCGACTCGACATCGTGCAATACGTGCGCGACAAGTACGGAGAGGACAATGTTGCTCAAATCGGAACCTTCGGCACCCTGGCAGCCCGCGCAGCGATCAAGGATGTGGGTCGCGCTCTCGGTATCCCGTTGATGCGGGTGAACCAAATCACCGAGATGGTGCCGGACGAGCTAAAAATTACGATTAGCAAGGCACTCGAAAAGAACATTGAGCTCAAAGCAGTCTACGACTCGGACCAAGAAATCCAAGAACTGCTCGATATCGCGATGAAGCTGGAGGGCAACGCCCGCAACGTGGGGACCCACGCCGCGGCCGTCGTGATCGCGGATGAACCACTCACCGAATACGTACCGCTCAGCCGCGTATCGGGCAAGACCGACATCATCACCCAATGGTCTATGAATGATGTCGAGGACGCGGGCCTACTGAAGATGGACTTCTTGGGCCTAAGAAACCTGACGATCCTCGCCAAAGCGGTGGAGATCATCCAGGAAACGACCGGCGAAGAGATTGACATTCTCAAGTTTCCACTGGATGACAAACCTACCTTTGCCTTGCTCCAACGCGGCGAGACCAAAGGGGTCTTCCAACTCGAGAGTGGCGGTATCCGTGACCTTTTGCAGCGGATGAAGCCCGACAAGTTTAGCGACATTATCGCGACCAATGCGCTCTACCGACCTGGGCCACTCGAAGGCGGAATGGTCGACGACTTTGTCGCCGTGAAACACGGACGCAAAGAGGCGATCTACCTGCATCAGGTACTGAAGGACATCCTGGAAGAAACCAACGGAGTGATGGTTTACCAGGAACAGGTGATGCGGATCCTCAACCGCCTCGGAGGGATCCAACTGGCCAGTGCCTACACCTGTATTAAGGCCATTAGTAAGAAGAAAGAGGCGTTAATTGCACAAAACGAAGCCAAGTTCCTAGAGGGAGCGACCGAAAAGGGACTCACCGCTAAACAAGCCCAAGAACTGTGGGACATGATCCTCAAGTTTGCTGGCTACGGCTTCAACAAGAGTCACTCCACTGCATACGCCCTGGTAGCCTACCAAACCGCATACTTAAAAGCGCATTATCCGGTTGAGTTCATGGCGGCACTCCTCTCCGGAGACATCCAGGGACGCAATTTCAAACGCAAGGATTCGCTCGTCGAACACCTTGAAGATTGCGATCGCATGGGGATTAAAGTGGTCCCCCCCGACGTTAACACCTCCTTTGTCGATTTTGCGGTCCGCGATGGCCAAATCCGCTTTGGCCTCTCAGCCATCAAGGGATGCGGCGGCGCTTCGGGCGAAACCATCGTGGCCATCCGGGAAAGGGATGGTGAATTCACTAGCATCTTTGACTTCTGCGAGCGCGTCGATCCGTCGGCTTGCAATCGAGCCACCATTGAAACGCTGATCAAAGCCGGCGCCTTCGATTCGCTGGGGGTGTTCCGCTCTCAACTAATGGCAGTGGTTGAGAAAGCCATCCAAGCAGGTGCCTCCGCGTTGGCCGACAAAAAGAGTGGCCAGATGAACTTTTTCGAAGAGATGCAAGAACCCGATCAAGCTGGGCCTGGAATCAGTGAAAGCCTGCCCGATATCCCTGAATTGCCAGACAAGACCAAACTGTTCATGGAGAAGGAAGTGCTGGGAATGTTCCTCTCGGCGCACCCCATGGAAGAATACAAGCAGATGCTCAGTACCTTCTGCTCACACACCACCCTGCAATTGAAGGATGTGAAAGACCGGAGCGAAGTCATCGTTGGCGGGATGATCTCCTCCATCAAACTGGCCAATACGAGGAATCCCAAGCCCGGTGCCCCCAGCAAATATGCGAACTTTGACCTCGAAGACCTCGAAGGCGCAGCCCGCTGCATTTGCTGGCCCGACGGCTACGAAAACCTCGGCCATCTCATCGTGCCCGAGTCGGTAGTCATCATGCGGGCGACGGTCGACAAGCGAGGGGGCGCCGACGACGTCAACCTGCTGGCCAACGAAATCATCCCCATTGAAGAGGCCAATGAACGCTTTACTGCAGGGATTCGCATCCACATCGACCAAAATCATCACGAAGAAGAAGAGATCCCCAAACTCAATGAAATCCTGAGAGGATACCCAGGCTCGATGGAAGTTCTCATCGCCTTGAAACTACTCTCCGGCGATATGGTGCAACTCAAGAGCAAACGCCACCGAGTCAGTATCACCCCCGAATTAAGGGGAAGGCTGAACGATCTCCTCGGTACCGAAAGCCACCGTCTGATGGTTGCTCCTCCCAAACCACGACAGAATCAAGGAGGAGGCCGTCGCGGGCGAGATAATTAA